One Fuerstiella marisgermanici DNA window includes the following coding sequences:
- a CDS encoding response regulator: MKVLIVEDADRKLEQLKDYVESIWPEVRIDECKSYASGLEAAIENRYELILLDMSLPNLCPSGKPA; encoded by the coding sequence ATGAAAGTACTAATCGTAGAAGATGCGGACCGAAAACTTGAGCAACTGAAAGACTATGTCGAAAGCATATGGCCTGAGGTGCGTATTGACGAATGCAAATCCTATGCTAGTGGGTTAGAAGCGGCGATTGAAAACCGCTACGAGTTGATACTGCTTGACATGTCACTACCGAACTTGTGTCCTTCCGGCAAGCCTGCCTGA
- a CDS encoding recombinase family protein produces the protein MPKVSNTVACYVRVSTVGQNEAGQKEEIKRWLQGNGVDPKVVVWYVDKMSGDNMARPSFKRMQADIFAGEISTVVIYKLDRLSRKIRDGIDALCAWCDKGLRVVSVTQQIDFSGTVGQIIAAVLLGVAQMEQENRRERQAVGIAVAKKQGKYKGRRSGTTKAAPERAVELREKGLRPEEIASALGVSRNTVFRYFREAS, from the coding sequence ATGCCGAAAGTGTCCAATACAGTGGCTTGCTACGTCCGGGTTTCAACCGTCGGCCAAAACGAGGCTGGGCAGAAGGAGGAAATCAAGCGGTGGTTGCAAGGGAACGGCGTCGATCCGAAGGTCGTTGTTTGGTACGTCGATAAGATGTCCGGAGACAATATGGCACGTCCATCGTTCAAGAGGATGCAGGCAGACATATTTGCAGGCGAGATTTCGACAGTCGTTATCTACAAACTCGATCGCCTTTCTCGAAAGATTCGCGACGGGATCGACGCGTTGTGTGCATGGTGTGACAAGGGGCTTCGCGTCGTCTCTGTCACTCAGCAGATCGACTTCAGCGGAACTGTTGGGCAGATCATCGCCGCCGTCCTTCTTGGTGTCGCCCAGATGGAGCAGGAGAACCGGCGAGAACGCCAAGCCGTCGGCATCGCTGTGGCGAAGAAGCAGGGGAAATACAAGGGACGTAGGTCTGGTACGACGAAAGCCGCACCGGAGAGAGCCGTGGAACTTCGCGAGAAAGGCCTGAGACCTGAAGAGATCGCCTCTGCTCTGGGTGTTTCTCGGAACACGGTATTCCGCTACTTTCGGGAAGCAAGTTAA
- a CDS encoding ISAs1 family transposase, which produces MSTVELAVTQELTGNIVHYFDQLKDPRSNINRLHLLGDVIVIAICGVLANADGPSAIAEWARLNADGLQKHLALPHGIPKKDTYRRVLSLLKPNDFQACFVQWIESLEGLSDEQKEGYRKQIAIDGKALRRSHDKKNGLGALFIVSAWASDQGISLGQVATEEKSNEITAIPKLLNEINIDEAIITIDAAGCQKNIAQQIVSGNADYVLALKGNQPKLYEVVQKFFLDHLEDDFARCPVSRYEETEKGHGRQEQRIYYQATVPVDFDVGHKWAGLKTIGTAIRMYEQDGIHHSDVRYYISSLRRKGELFATTVRGHWAIENTLHWSLDMTYREDESRVRNRIFANNLSWLRRLTLSLIKKHPGKQSNVMKRRMAGWNIDYLMQILTGKTT; this is translated from the coding sequence ATGTCGACAGTTGAACTGGCGGTCACCCAGGAGCTGACAGGAAACATTGTTCATTACTTTGATCAATTGAAAGACCCGCGTTCCAACATCAATCGTCTGCATCTGCTTGGTGATGTGATTGTGATCGCCATTTGCGGAGTGCTGGCCAACGCCGACGGCCCCAGTGCGATTGCGGAATGGGCGCGACTGAATGCCGATGGCCTGCAGAAACACCTGGCACTTCCGCATGGCATTCCGAAAAAAGATACGTACCGGCGCGTCCTTTCTCTCCTGAAGCCGAACGACTTTCAAGCGTGCTTCGTGCAATGGATTGAATCGCTGGAAGGACTTTCCGACGAACAGAAAGAAGGCTACAGAAAACAGATTGCGATTGATGGCAAAGCACTCCGTCGATCACATGACAAAAAGAATGGGCTGGGTGCGTTGTTCATCGTGAGTGCGTGGGCTTCTGATCAGGGGATTTCTCTGGGACAGGTGGCGACGGAAGAGAAGTCGAACGAGATCACCGCGATCCCGAAATTACTGAACGAAATCAATATCGATGAGGCGATCATTACGATTGACGCAGCGGGTTGTCAAAAAAACATTGCGCAGCAGATCGTGTCTGGCAATGCAGACTATGTGTTAGCCCTGAAAGGCAACCAACCGAAACTCTATGAGGTCGTGCAGAAGTTTTTTCTCGATCACCTGGAGGATGACTTCGCTCGCTGTCCCGTCAGTCGCTATGAAGAAACAGAGAAGGGACACGGTCGGCAGGAACAGAGAATCTACTATCAGGCGACCGTGCCTGTCGATTTTGACGTGGGCCACAAATGGGCCGGACTCAAGACCATCGGAACGGCGATCCGAATGTACGAGCAGGACGGCATTCATCATTCTGACGTTCGCTACTACATCAGCAGTCTGCGTCGCAAAGGCGAGCTGTTCGCAACAACGGTTCGTGGTCACTGGGCCATAGAAAACACGCTGCACTGGAGTCTCGACATGACCTACCGCGAGGATGAGAGTCGAGTCCGAAACCGAATCTTCGCGAACAATTTGTCATGGCTCAGACGACTCACACTCAGCCTCATCAAGAAACATCCTGGCAAACAAAGCAACGTCATGAAAAGAAGAATGGCCGGATGGAACATTGACTATTTGATGCAAATCCTTACCGGCAAAACAACTTAG
- a CDS encoding IS66 family transposase codes for MDTDVSQIIAVEVKQLVLSLQREVAELRDENRRLRDRIEELEGKNPTERLDEAFSVTAEERRRAETGRRKGRKKQSSARRGRRTTEQKADNAERRELILPEGYNVAECRFVRERFVWRVINGQAVQVVYEIYHGPNGEKSEIPGVWPRSEFGIEVHIALARIVTITGLSIDKTCALIEFFWNLPLGKSQADALLNQLARRWEQEFESLCDLMAFSAIVHADETSWSINSVWAFLSEKARVLIFGCRKDGDTLAQILSKELFGGVLVSDDAAVYRGFSHAQKCWAHLLRKAIRLTLLKPDNEEYQRLLDGLLEIFYAAKRHAADGRLGDAGRAAKVDELDNTLAALLVRYCAEDSDVRAADFGKDFDNLVSELIRLMTEEELFCFVTSPAAPATNNEAERSLRGAAMDRRTGRTSKTSKGARRRSILTSVLESLNLHLKTPTLSSVVAEVMTWQQDGFSLFDRLKLEVGLTSAPPGQSRLSKLVPAN; via the coding sequence ATGGACACGGATGTCAGTCAGATCATCGCTGTGGAAGTGAAGCAGCTTGTGCTTAGCCTGCAGCGTGAGGTTGCGGAGCTGCGGGACGAGAACCGGCGGCTGCGTGATCGGATTGAAGAGCTCGAAGGTAAGAACCCCACAGAGCGACTCGACGAGGCGTTTTCGGTGACGGCGGAAGAGAGACGCCGCGCTGAAACGGGCCGCCGAAAAGGTCGCAAAAAACAATCCTCGGCGCGTCGCGGTCGTCGCACAACCGAGCAGAAAGCGGACAACGCCGAACGACGCGAACTCATTCTGCCGGAAGGTTACAACGTCGCAGAGTGCCGTTTCGTTCGGGAACGTTTCGTCTGGAGAGTGATCAACGGCCAAGCCGTGCAGGTCGTCTATGAAATCTATCACGGCCCCAACGGCGAGAAATCCGAAATTCCGGGCGTGTGGCCGCGGTCCGAATTCGGCATTGAAGTTCATATCGCGCTGGCTCGCATTGTGACCATCACGGGACTGTCGATCGACAAGACGTGTGCATTGATTGAATTCTTCTGGAATCTGCCGCTCGGCAAATCCCAGGCGGACGCTCTGTTGAATCAACTGGCACGGCGTTGGGAACAGGAATTCGAATCTCTGTGTGACCTGATGGCGTTCAGTGCGATTGTGCATGCAGACGAAACCAGTTGGAGTATCAACAGCGTGTGGGCTTTTTTGTCGGAGAAGGCGCGCGTGCTGATCTTCGGATGCCGCAAAGACGGCGACACACTGGCTCAGATCCTGTCGAAAGAGTTGTTTGGAGGCGTGCTTGTTTCGGACGATGCGGCCGTGTACCGAGGTTTCAGTCACGCACAGAAATGCTGGGCTCACCTGCTGCGGAAGGCCATCCGTCTGACGCTGCTGAAGCCGGACAACGAAGAGTACCAGCGACTGCTCGACGGCCTGCTGGAAATTTTCTACGCGGCCAAACGCCACGCCGCCGATGGTCGTCTTGGCGATGCCGGTCGTGCGGCGAAGGTCGATGAACTTGATAACACGCTGGCGGCTCTGCTGGTGCGTTACTGCGCCGAGGATTCCGATGTTCGGGCGGCCGACTTCGGCAAGGATTTTGACAACCTGGTCTCAGAACTGATTCGGCTGATGACGGAAGAGGAGTTGTTTTGTTTTGTGACAAGCCCGGCCGCGCCAGCAACGAACAACGAAGCGGAACGCAGTCTTCGCGGCGCGGCCATGGACCGTCGCACAGGTCGAACGAGCAAAACATCGAAGGGAGCCCGTCGCCGCAGCATTCTTACAAGCGTCCTGGAATCGCTGAATCTCCATCTGAAAACACCAACGCTCAGTTCCGTGGTGGCCGAGGTCATGACGTGGCAGCAGGATGGATTCAGTCTGTTTGATCGACTGAAACTTGAAGTCGGCCTGACCTCCGCGCCGCCCGGTCAGTCGCGACTGTCCAAACTCGTCCCCGCCAACTGA
- a CDS encoding helix-turn-helix domain-containing protein has translation MATNTVRQVMEKYGVAQHTVLAWIKSGELKAVNVGVTPSRKKPRWRISDEALEEFEKARTNKQPQKPTANRRNAANENVTQYYK, from the coding sequence ATGGCGACGAATACGGTGAGGCAAGTGATGGAAAAGTACGGTGTGGCACAGCACACAGTATTGGCTTGGATTAAGTCCGGTGAGTTGAAGGCGGTCAATGTTGGAGTGACGCCTTCACGAAAGAAGCCACGATGGCGGATTAGCGACGAGGCATTGGAGGAATTCGAGAAGGCAAGAACCAACAAGCAGCCGCAGAAGCCGACAGCAAATCGTCGTAACGCAGCCAACGAAAATGTGACGCAATACTACAAGTAG
- the tnpC gene encoding IS66 family transposase: MTRKAPDIIEVTEQRFEELLQRAASNTLCDDDMELMRNIFASYRGFFEIVGNKNTTIARLRKMMFGATSEKSTNVLGDAEEVPSVSAGDAADGAATDSQSNQNDDSSEPPPGHGRYSADDYPGADQIDVRHPEHSAGNACPDCGQGTLYEKPPGVLVRFVGRAPLHATVYRMQKLRCHLCGKLFTAPVPDGVGDDKYDHTVASMIGLLKYGSGLPFNRLQGLQWSCEVPLAASTQWDIIHAAASLIAPTYNELIRQAAQGEVLYNDDTTVRILEMMGQRARKAPPPVDDDRNPSRTGLFTSGVVATLAGVRIALFFSGHRHAGENLSNVLQHRAAQLEAPVQMCDGLARNLPKELDTILANCLAHGRRNFVDLHDRFPEECRHVIEAFKVIYHNDKVARDAKMSAEARLALHQSQSKPTMDDLHAWLQRQLDDKLVEANSALGEAINYLLKRWQPLTLFLRKAGAPLDNNLCERALKKAILHRKNSMFYKTRNGARVGDMYMSLIYTCELSGANAFDYLNQLQINAADVTRSPDRWMPWNYLDNVESVSDAESHTASKSACHRPLIGSKGAFR; the protein is encoded by the coding sequence ATGACTCGCAAAGCACCGGACATTATCGAAGTGACAGAACAACGGTTTGAGGAACTGCTTCAGCGTGCGGCGTCCAATACGCTGTGTGACGACGACATGGAGTTGATGCGGAACATCTTTGCATCGTACCGAGGCTTCTTTGAAATCGTGGGCAATAAGAACACCACGATCGCTCGTCTTCGCAAAATGATGTTTGGTGCGACGAGTGAGAAATCGACGAACGTCCTTGGTGATGCCGAAGAGGTTCCCAGTGTGTCTGCTGGTGACGCCGCGGATGGTGCAGCAACCGATTCTCAGAGCAATCAGAACGACGATTCTTCAGAGCCTCCGCCTGGACATGGCAGGTACAGTGCCGACGATTATCCAGGTGCCGATCAAATCGACGTTAGGCATCCGGAACACTCGGCCGGCAACGCCTGTCCCGACTGTGGTCAGGGGACACTTTACGAAAAGCCGCCCGGTGTGCTGGTTCGCTTTGTTGGTCGGGCACCGCTGCACGCGACCGTCTATCGCATGCAGAAGCTACGCTGCCACCTTTGCGGAAAGCTCTTCACGGCACCGGTCCCCGACGGCGTTGGCGACGATAAGTACGACCATACGGTGGCCAGCATGATCGGGCTGCTGAAGTATGGAAGCGGGCTGCCGTTCAACCGCCTTCAGGGGCTGCAGTGGAGTTGCGAAGTTCCTCTGGCAGCCTCGACTCAGTGGGACATCATTCACGCCGCCGCCTCACTGATCGCTCCGACTTACAACGAACTCATCCGCCAGGCCGCGCAGGGCGAAGTGTTGTATAACGATGATACGACCGTCCGAATCCTGGAAATGATGGGCCAGCGTGCCCGAAAAGCACCGCCACCGGTAGACGACGATCGCAATCCCAGCCGCACCGGGCTGTTTACGTCAGGCGTTGTCGCCACGCTGGCAGGCGTGCGCATCGCGCTGTTCTTCAGTGGCCATCGGCATGCCGGCGAAAATCTGTCGAACGTTTTGCAGCATCGAGCCGCTCAGCTTGAAGCGCCCGTGCAGATGTGTGACGGACTCGCGCGGAATCTGCCCAAAGAACTCGACACGATCCTCGCGAACTGTCTGGCGCACGGCCGTCGCAACTTCGTGGATCTTCACGATCGGTTTCCCGAAGAATGTCGACACGTGATCGAGGCCTTCAAGGTGATCTACCACAACGATAAAGTTGCGCGTGACGCAAAGATGTCTGCTGAAGCACGCCTGGCCCTGCACCAGTCACAGAGCAAACCGACCATGGACGATCTGCATGCGTGGTTGCAGCGTCAGCTCGACGATAAACTTGTCGAAGCGAATTCCGCCCTTGGCGAAGCGATTAACTATCTGCTCAAACGCTGGCAGCCGCTGACGTTATTTCTCCGCAAAGCCGGGGCTCCGCTGGACAACAATCTCTGCGAACGTGCGTTGAAGAAAGCCATTCTGCATCGTAAGAATTCCATGTTCTACAAAACCCGCAACGGCGCCCGCGTCGGCGACATGTACATGAGTCTGATTTACACGTGCGAGTTGAGTGGAGCCAATGCGTTCGACTATCTGAATCAGCTCCAGATCAATGCGGCGGACGTCACGAGGTCTCCTGATCGCTGGATGCCCTGGAATTATCTCGACAACGTTGAATCCGTTTCCGACGCTGAGTCGCACACGGCATCGAAGTCAGCTTGTCATCGCCCCCTGATCGGTAGCAAAGGTGCTTTTCGCTGA
- a CDS encoding tyrosine-type recombinase/integrase: protein MPKVGTPPAAVQPKPTKKSKKTKLSKPPKPYKDFPLSPHNSGKWQKKINGKIYYFGRWGRVIGGRLRRVEGDGWREALELYTQQRDDLYAGQATTADGEQIKLKDVANHFLTEKERLLDSGELSKRTFKEYKETCDRLIATFGSNRSVSTLAPGEFSRLRASIAESWGPVRLGNEVGRIRGIFKYAYEADLIDKPVKFGPTFKKPTAKTLRKHRAGQPEKFFEACEINAMLKVASPVMKAMILLGVNCGFGPTDCGLLKKEVVDLDGGFIDYARSKTGALRRNPLWPETIAAIQGAMSPADSELVFVTSQGNPWSNGTDQMVSGQMRFVMEDADCYVAGRGHYALRHVLETIGGESKDQVAVDALMGHIDSSVAATYRERISDERLVQVTSCVRNWLFGEGGDHDRRVP, encoded by the coding sequence ATGCCCAAGGTAGGAACCCCGCCCGCCGCCGTCCAGCCGAAGCCAACCAAGAAATCAAAGAAGACAAAGCTCAGCAAGCCACCGAAACCGTACAAGGACTTCCCATTGAGCCCCCACAACAGTGGCAAGTGGCAGAAAAAAATAAACGGGAAGATTTACTACTTCGGAAGATGGGGCCGAGTGATTGGCGGTCGACTTCGGCGAGTGGAGGGTGACGGCTGGCGAGAGGCTTTGGAACTCTACACTCAGCAGAGAGATGACCTATACGCCGGTCAAGCCACCACGGCCGACGGAGAGCAAATAAAACTTAAAGATGTCGCCAACCACTTTCTCACAGAGAAGGAGCGGCTGCTGGACTCGGGCGAACTGTCGAAACGAACGTTCAAAGAGTACAAAGAAACCTGCGACAGACTTATAGCGACATTTGGCTCGAATCGGTCAGTCTCCACTTTGGCGCCGGGGGAATTCTCCAGACTGCGTGCATCAATTGCAGAGAGTTGGGGGCCAGTACGCCTTGGGAACGAGGTCGGACGAATTCGCGGGATATTCAAGTACGCCTACGAGGCCGACCTGATCGACAAGCCAGTTAAGTTTGGCCCGACGTTCAAGAAGCCAACGGCGAAGACCCTTCGCAAGCATCGGGCTGGTCAGCCAGAGAAGTTCTTCGAAGCCTGCGAGATCAATGCGATGCTGAAAGTCGCGTCGCCAGTGATGAAAGCGATGATCCTCCTCGGCGTGAACTGCGGCTTTGGTCCAACCGATTGCGGACTGTTGAAGAAAGAGGTTGTCGATTTAGACGGCGGTTTCATCGACTACGCAAGATCGAAGACAGGTGCGTTGCGGAGGAACCCTCTTTGGCCCGAAACCATTGCGGCCATTCAAGGTGCAATGTCACCTGCAGACTCGGAACTCGTGTTTGTAACGTCGCAGGGTAATCCGTGGTCAAACGGAACCGACCAGATGGTGTCCGGGCAAATGAGATTTGTGATGGAAGACGCCGATTGCTACGTTGCCGGTCGCGGACATTATGCGTTGCGGCATGTGTTGGAAACGATTGGCGGCGAGTCGAAAGACCAAGTGGCCGTAGACGCTCTTATGGGCCACATCGACAGCAGCGTGGCAGCGACGTATCGAGAACGCATCAGTGACGAGCGGCTTGTCCAAGTTACTAGCTGCGTCAGGAATTGGCTCTTCGGAGAGGGTGGAGATCATGACCGACGTGTTCCCTGA
- a CDS encoding DUF3854 domain-containing protein produces the protein MPIVSERRSAATRHRRLPRELLESLNRRKRCKFQLVNGRANMLDDPEWDCDAAEQECDDEDVDDDTWGRRKLESSGLKAKTISDAQITVNSSTDHLDRILNRDDVRSAGIVFPFFDLSANPIEYHTVRFRVPHRFGGKKPRVAKYLCPTGEPNRSYFPPDAIAAINAGEPLLITEGILKALASTQAGCPCIGLMGVWNWMAPQSDDEKNQDAPRRLIADLSQIRWEGRDVIVMFDFDKKRNSKVNLAAVRLAEVLTRQGANARIYTPPRAGSARAKKNGIDDWICRRGEAEFANRVKDMFSLRRSQTIDVVRRQRQSTRRHMMEQDEGGIFLDRSATGSGKSHIDTDTIRRLNLGERALNLQPTHANCQEVLASDRQHGIEDSAAYPKHDPVTCPNFSDANKAQLHGLSFRWAVCPDCSYRNSCLYLSQCAEAKESLHMIATHKRGELTMQQIASGTKYIAIHEDPIAMLRPQYVAKRGLATIEQIAREVLQKVCENDVEKHYFQRMAAIAKDFDGYRRRAIKTENIPLPERAKHCPARKRIDQCIWEIVHEKYALNREAMQLVRCATDGRLVSLVAAVDEFFGVGGKRKLTRRLVGNCATPLPRRAKIVINDATASLKSLAAATEREIHDITPEAIPRTINPTVQIPRDVTRRASRDSVADTLRGIIHDIPYQKIGLITHKNHLDDGLIHSLGEAYRDRVSTFDWFGGTKSRGSNEWYKDCDCMIVLGTPRVAPAAIREHLIRLNKPWAARIRAAAAGWPTRENGGTLDAWLGKDESGQPRVVRTGHYADHDWHDAYTDLVTAQLKQAIGRARGCLTDGIRCYVVSTENICCSDPQTSLMGAGAFASDGPQAFLSKFPLPPLKLADVAILDHLKNGDSSVPVPTRELAAVLGVAESTCRERLQKLEKAGRVRRVGQRKGWIASS, from the coding sequence ATGCCAATTGTATCCGAACGACGTTCCGCAGCAACGAGACATCGGCGATTGCCACGAGAACTTTTGGAATCGCTCAACCGTCGAAAGCGTTGCAAATTCCAACTCGTCAACGGCAGGGCGAATATGCTCGACGACCCGGAGTGGGATTGCGATGCCGCTGAACAGGAGTGCGATGATGAGGATGTTGATGACGATACTTGGGGAAGGCGAAAGCTGGAGTCTTCCGGCCTCAAAGCCAAGACGATCAGCGATGCTCAGATCACCGTGAATTCTAGTACTGACCACTTAGACAGAATTCTCAATCGAGATGACGTGCGAAGTGCCGGCATCGTATTCCCCTTCTTCGATCTGTCAGCAAACCCAATCGAGTACCATACCGTTAGATTTCGCGTTCCGCACCGCTTCGGGGGGAAGAAGCCGCGAGTCGCAAAGTACCTTTGCCCAACGGGCGAACCCAACCGCAGCTATTTTCCTCCAGATGCTATCGCTGCAATCAACGCCGGTGAGCCGCTGTTGATTACAGAGGGTATCTTGAAGGCCCTTGCGTCGACGCAAGCTGGTTGTCCCTGCATCGGATTGATGGGCGTGTGGAATTGGATGGCTCCGCAAAGTGACGACGAGAAAAATCAAGACGCACCACGACGCCTCATCGCAGACCTCAGTCAAATAAGGTGGGAAGGCCGCGATGTCATAGTCATGTTCGACTTTGACAAGAAACGTAACAGCAAAGTCAACCTCGCAGCCGTGAGGCTGGCAGAAGTCCTCACTCGTCAAGGAGCGAATGCACGTATCTATACGCCGCCGAGAGCTGGGTCGGCAAGGGCAAAGAAGAACGGGATAGATGACTGGATTTGCCGCAGGGGCGAGGCCGAATTCGCAAACCGCGTGAAGGACATGTTTAGTTTACGACGATCGCAAACGATCGACGTCGTCCGCCGACAACGACAATCAACCAGACGCCACATGATGGAGCAAGATGAGGGTGGGATTTTCTTGGATCGATCCGCCACAGGTTCTGGCAAATCTCACATCGACACCGACACGATTCGTAGGCTGAATTTGGGCGAACGAGCACTCAACCTGCAGCCAACTCATGCCAATTGCCAAGAGGTTCTTGCCAGCGACCGACAACATGGCATTGAGGATTCCGCCGCATACCCCAAGCATGACCCGGTCACGTGCCCCAATTTTTCGGATGCAAATAAAGCCCAACTACACGGTTTGAGTTTTCGATGGGCCGTGTGCCCCGACTGCAGCTATCGAAATTCGTGTCTATATCTGAGTCAGTGTGCAGAGGCCAAAGAGTCACTACACATGATCGCGACCCATAAGAGAGGCGAACTAACCATGCAACAAATAGCATCCGGTACAAAGTACATCGCAATCCACGAAGACCCAATAGCGATGCTGAGACCTCAATATGTCGCTAAACGCGGACTCGCGACTATTGAGCAAATCGCACGAGAGGTCCTACAGAAAGTATGTGAAAACGATGTTGAGAAGCACTACTTTCAGAGAATGGCAGCGATAGCGAAAGATTTTGATGGCTACCGACGCCGTGCGATTAAAACAGAGAACATTCCACTCCCAGAACGTGCCAAACACTGCCCGGCACGCAAGCGAATTGATCAATGCATCTGGGAGATCGTTCATGAGAAGTATGCCCTGAATCGGGAGGCAATGCAGCTAGTTAGGTGCGCCACTGACGGACGCCTTGTGAGTCTCGTTGCTGCGGTCGACGAGTTTTTTGGCGTAGGTGGGAAGCGCAAGTTGACGCGTCGACTGGTCGGTAACTGTGCCACGCCCTTGCCTCGTCGAGCGAAAATCGTGATTAACGATGCTACGGCAAGTTTAAAGTCGCTTGCCGCCGCCACAGAACGTGAAATCCACGACATCACCCCAGAGGCAATTCCCCGTACCATCAATCCAACCGTCCAAATTCCAAGAGACGTTACACGGCGAGCATCTAGAGACTCCGTGGCCGATACGTTGCGAGGGATCATTCATGATATTCCGTATCAAAAAATTGGCTTGATCACTCACAAGAATCATCTTGACGACGGACTTATCCACTCTCTGGGGGAGGCATACCGTGATAGGGTGTCGACCTTCGACTGGTTCGGAGGCACTAAATCTCGTGGTAGCAATGAATGGTACAAAGATTGTGATTGCATGATCGTGCTCGGCACACCTCGCGTTGCGCCAGCCGCAATTCGTGAACACCTCATTCGACTGAATAAGCCATGGGCCGCAAGAATTCGCGCTGCCGCTGCCGGTTGGCCAACGAGGGAAAACGGAGGAACACTCGACGCTTGGCTTGGCAAGGACGAATCAGGCCAACCAAGGGTGGTAAGGACTGGACACTATGCAGACCACGATTGGCACGATGCGTACACGGACTTAGTCACGGCCCAACTGAAGCAAGCAATAGGGCGTGCGAGAGGGTGTCTAACAGATGGAATTCGGTGCTATGTCGTTTCGACGGAGAACATCTGCTGTTCGGACCCGCAAACGTCGCTAATGGGGGCTGGCGCGTTCGCGTCAGACGGCCCGCAAGCCTTCTTGTCAAAATTTCCGCTTCCTCCATTAAAACTAGCTGATGTGGCGATTCTGGACCACTTAAAAAACGGGGACAGCTCGGTGCCAGTTCCGACGCGAGAACTGGCGGCTGTGCTTGGGGTCGCCGAATCTACCTGTCGGGAGCGTCTTCAAAAACTTGAGAAGGCGGGGCGTGTACGAAGAGTTGGCCAGCGAAAAGGGTGGATTGCTTCTTCGTGA
- the tnpB gene encoding IS66 family insertion sequence element accessory protein TnpB (TnpB, as the term is used for proteins encoded by IS66 family insertion elements, is considered an accessory protein, since TnpC, encoded by a neighboring gene, is a DDE family transposase.), with protein sequence MLQITPQMKILVAVEPADFRRGIDGLARLCKDALGQDPFAGTVFVFRNRRRTAIKVLVYDGQGFWLCHKRLSEGRFHWWPSAPDENSSARALAAHQLSVLFSAGNPDRAAAAPDWRSVGPRH encoded by the coding sequence ATGCTGCAGATCACGCCACAGATGAAGATCCTGGTTGCTGTCGAGCCAGCTGATTTTCGCAGGGGAATTGACGGACTGGCGCGGCTCTGCAAAGACGCTCTTGGGCAGGATCCGTTCGCAGGGACGGTGTTCGTCTTTCGCAATCGCCGCCGCACCGCGATCAAAGTGCTGGTGTATGACGGTCAGGGTTTCTGGCTTTGTCACAAACGTCTCTCTGAGGGACGATTCCACTGGTGGCCATCCGCGCCGGACGAGAACAGCAGTGCCAGGGCTCTGGCCGCTCATCAGTTGTCGGTTCTGTTCTCAGCCGGCAATCCGGATCGAGCGGCGGCAGCGCCGGACTGGCGTTCGGTCGGACCACGCCACTGA
- a CDS encoding AbrB/MazE/SpoVT family DNA-binding domain-containing protein: MLIETTPQDACHHIRVDSSGRIRLPVELKEKLGVANGDCVVVVEREDEIRLETAAQALARAQEYFSTFVPEGVSLVDELLDERRAEARDE; this comes from the coding sequence GTGCTGATCGAAACAACACCACAGGATGCCTGTCACCATATTCGTGTGGATTCGTCGGGACGCATTCGGTTGCCCGTTGAGCTGAAGGAGAAGCTTGGGGTTGCAAACGGCGACTGCGTCGTCGTGGTCGAACGTGAGGATGAAATCCGACTCGAAACGGCTGCTCAGGCGTTGGCTCGAGCTCAGGAGTATTTTTCCACCTTCGTTCCGGAAGGTGTCAGCCTTGTCGACGAGTTGCTGGATGAACGACGTGCCGAGGCCCGCGATGAGTAA